Proteins encoded by one window of Salvia splendens isolate huo1 chromosome 14, SspV2, whole genome shotgun sequence:
- the LOC121764783 gene encoding putative UDP-glucuronate:xylan alpha-glucuronosyltransferase 4 isoform X1 produces MASKPSKPLTSSFLLFLIALLVFTTYYLRQLHEDFQIYPKPSLNPAWYDVVSREMGHEWFNIALVNMDEDEAAALETKGRVLKVEMGRLDEGLRWSDLFPEWINESSTKTRCPELPMPEFGRYEELDVVVARVPCRECEGSGWRDVARLHVNLVVANLLVRSGRVGGGGRPVLAVFLGCCGPMWEIFRCDDLVLRLGDSWIYRPELRRIRQLVHLPVGSCQISPAVAQSGSELRGAEAYATVLHSSEAYLCGAIALAQSILQTNTTKDLILLADDHISPESIEALQSAGWKIKRIRRIRSPQSRKNSYNEWNYSKLRLWQLLDYDKVMFIDADLIVTRSLDHFFTHPQISAAPNNKEIFNSGLMLLEPSLCTFRTLMKRRWLVRSYNGGDQGFLNEMFPWWHRLPKKINHLKFFRSDGDHEHQIADDAYALHYLGMKPWMCYKDYDCNWDKAATRRFASDSANERWWHVYDGMPKKLRRFCALTPEADARIRNNRVKAKHAKFGDGHWRIRVKDPRQIQLS; encoded by the exons ATGGCGTCGAAGCCCTCGAAGCCCCTCACCTCCTCCTTCCTCCTCTTCTTGATAGCCCTCCTAGTCTTCACCACATACTACCTGAGACAGCTTCACGAAGACTTCCAAATCTACCCCAAACCATCACTAAATCCGGCCTGGTACGACGTCGTATCAAGGGAAATGGGGCATGAGTGGTTCAACATCGCGCTGGTGAACATGGATGAGGACGAAGCCGCGGCGCTGGAGACTAAAGGGAGGGTTTTGAAGGTGGAGATGGGCCGGTTGGATGAGGGTTTGCGATGGTCGGATTTGTTCCCGGAGTGGATCAACGAGAGCTCGACGAAGACGAGGTGCCCGGAGCTGCCCATGCCGGAGTTCGGGAGGTACGAGGAGCTAGATGTGGTGGTGGCTAGGGTTCCTTGTAGGGAGTGTGAGGGGAGTGGGTGGAGGGATGTTGCTAGGTTGCATGTGAATTTGGTGGTGGCTAATTTGTTGGTGAGGAGTGGGAGAGTGGGAGGTGGTGGGAGGCCGGTTTTGGCGGTGTTTTTGGGGTGTTGTGGTCCGATGTGGGAGATTTTTCGATGTGATGATCTTGTGTTGCGACTTGGTGATTCTTGGATTTATAGACCCGAGTTGAGGAGGATCAGGCAGTTGGTGCACCTCCCGGTCGGAAGTTGCCAGATCAGCCCGGCGGTAGCACAATCCG GTTCAGAATTAAGAGGTGCAGAAGCATACGCGACAGTGCTACATTCTTCCGAAGCATACTTGTGTGGAGCCATAGCTCTAGCACAGAGCATCCTCCAAACAAACACGACCAAAGACCTCATCCTCCTCGCTGACGACCACATCTCCCCCGAATCAATCGAAGCCCTCCAATCAGCCGGCTGGAAGATCAAGCGAATCCGACGGATACGAAGCCCTCAGTCGAGGAAGAACTCCTACAACGAATGGAACTACAGCAAGCTCCGCCTCTGGCAGCTCCTAGACTACGACAAGGTCATGTTCATCGACGCCGACCTCATCGTCACCAGAAGCCTCGACCACTTCTTCACCCACCCTCAAATCTCCGCCGCCCCCAACAACAAGGAAATCTTCAACTCGGGTCTCATGCTTCTAGAACCTTCCCTCTGCACCTTCAGAACCCTAATGAAGAGAAG GTGGCTGGTCCGCTCCTACAACGGTGGCGATCAGGGCTTCCTCAACGAGATGTTCCCATGGTGGCACCGCCTCCCGAAGAAGATCAACCACCTCAAGTTCTTCCGGTCGGATGGAGACCACGAGCACCAGATAGCGGATGATGCCTACGCGCTGCACTACCTTGGAATGAAGCCGTGGATGTGCTACAAGGACTACGACTGCAACTGGGACAAGGCGGCCACGCGGAGATTCGCCAGCGACTCTGCCAATGAGAGGTGGTGGCACGTGTATGACGGCATGCCGAAGAAGTTGAGGCGGTTCTGCGCCTTGACGCCGGAGGCGGATGCCAGGATTAGAAACAATAGGGTTAAGGCGAAGCATGCTAAGTTTGGTGATGGACACTGGAGGATCAGGGTGAAGGATCCCAGGCAAATTCAGTTGTCATGA
- the LOC121763433 gene encoding protein SMAX1-LIKE 3-like, with the protein MRASGSCAVQQALTAEAAGMVKQAVVLAKRRGHAQVTPLHVASTMLSASPGGLFRVACLDSHSHPLQCKALELCFNVALNRLPASSSPSPAISNALVAAFKRAQAHQRRGSSTDNIQQQQQPLLAVKIELEQLIISILDDPSVSRVMREAGFSSTQVKINVEKAISLHLSTSSPSPSPSPSPTPKQTIFSSPATPAAEARNEDLDVIINTLLLFKKDKRSLALVGENTSSLEATVKALMERVERGEVAESLKEVKFVSIPPLYTFSNLHRDQVELKIRELTRLVQSLVGRGVVLYLGDLKWISDYVEREGSYYCSVEHMIMEIGRLVWSVGEIERFWLMGIATFQTYIKCRNGYHSLQTVWGLHPLTIPVNSLAFTLVSQSDEKSEGGENGKVKLSCCVECSEKFHGQVRDLEAGANGPALSRLPSWLKDESRRLNDKYQKSDAMKELCKKWNSFCSSVHKTPSSSSPPSLGDAMDTDGTQRFKEFNAENLNLLCNALEEKVPWQKEIIPEIAGTVLQCRSGMLRRKSHSSDVKEETWLLFLGPDQNQAKEKIARELAKIVFGSHSNFASFGLSTFVDSDSRNKRGRDECRSFIDRFAEAAAADPHRVFLVEDLEEADQGLQMGIKRAIEKGRIIGQNGEEVGLCDAIVVLSCESFNSRSRGSSPGDDRKEEEAGGFLDLNMSFQDQGDDDLGILENVDRRVVFKIQDLR; encoded by the exons ATGAGAGCTAGCGGCAGTTGTGCGGTGCAGCAAGCCCTGACGGCGGAGGCGGCCGGGATGGTGAAGCAAGCAGTGGTGCTGGCGAAGCGCCGCGGCCATGCACAAGTGACCCCACTCCACGTGGCCAGCACCATGCTCTCGGCCTCCCCCGGCGGCCTCTTCCGCGTGGCGTGCCTCGACTCCCACTCCCACCCCCTCCAGTGCAAGGCCCTCGAGCTCTGCTTCAACGTGGCCCTCAACCGCCTCCCGGCCTCCTCCTCCCCTTCTCCGGCCATCTCCAACGCCCTCGTCGCCGCCTTCAAGCGCGCCCAGGCCCACCAGCGCCGCGGCAGCTCCACAGACAACatccagcagcagcagcagcctcTCCTCGCAGTGAAGATCGAGCTCGAGCAGCTCATCATCTCCATCCTCGACGACCCCAGCGTCAGCAGGGTCATGAGAGAGGCCGGGTTCTCGAGCACGCAGGTCAAGATCAACGTCGAGAAAGCAATCTCCTTGCACCTCTCcacctcctctccctctccctctccctctccctctcccacaccaAAACAAACCATCTTCTCATCTCCAGCCACCCCGGCAGCAGAAGCCAGGAACGAAGATTTGGATGTGATAATCAACACTTTACTACTATTTAAGAAGGACAAAAGGAGCTTGGCCTTAGTGGGAGAGAACACATCCAGCTTAGAAGCTACTGTGAAAGCGCTGATGGAGAGGGTTGAGAGAGGGGAGGTGGCGGAGTCTTTAAAAGAGGTGAAGTTCGTAAGCATCCCGCCGCTCTACACCTTCAGCAACCTCCACCGCGACCAGGTGGAGCTCAAGATAAGGGAGCTCACGCGCCTCGTGCAGAGCCTGGTCGGGAgaggggtggtgctgtatcttGGAGATTTGAAATGGATCAGTGATTATGTGGAGAGGGAAGGGAGCTACTACTGCTCTGTGGAGCACATGATCATGGAGATCGGGAGATTGGTTTGGAGCGTTGGAGAGATTGAGAGGTTTTGGCTGATGGGGATTGCCACATTCCAAACTTACATCAAGTGTAGAAATGGCTACCACTCTCTCCAAACTGTTTGGGGGCTCCATCCTCTCACCATTCCTGTTAATAGCTTGGCCTTCACCCTTGTTTCCCAAAG TGATGAGAAGAGTGAAGGTGGAGAAAATGGAAAGGTGAAGCTTTCTTGCTGCGTGGAATGTTCGGAGAAATTCCACGGCCAAGTACGAGACTTGGAAGCCGGTGCTAACGGCCCAGCCTTGTCAAGATTGCCTTCTTGGCTTAAAGATGAAAGTAGAAGACTAAATGACAAATACCAG AAATCTGATGCGATGAAGGAGCTATGCAAAAAATGGAACTCATTCTGCAGCTCAGTTCACAAAACACCTTCCTCCTCGTCACCACCATCACTCGGGGACGCCATGGACACGGACGGAACACAAAGGTTCAAAGAATTCAACGCAGAGAATCTGAATCTCCTATGCAATGCGCTGGAGGAGAAGGTTCCATGGCAGAAAGAGATCATCCCGGAGATCGCGGGAACAGTTCTGCAGTGCAGGTCGGGAATGCTGAGGAGGAAAAGCCACAGCAGCGACGTTAAAGAAGAGACGTGGCTCCTTTTCCTCGGCCCGGATCAGAACCAGGCCAAGGAGAAGATCGCCAGAGAGCTGGCCAAGATCGTGTTCGGCTCACATTCAAACTTCGCATCATTCGGACTGAGCACCTTCGTGGATTCGGATAGCCGGAACAAGCGGGGGAGGGACGAGTGCAGGAGCTTCATCGATAGGTttgcggaggcggcggcggcggatccTCACCGCGTTTTCTTGGTGGAGGATTTGGAGGAGGCGGATCAGGGCTTGCAGATGGGGATCAAGAGGGCGATTGAGAAGGGGAGGATTATTGGTCAGAATGGGGAGGAGGTTGGCCTCTGCGATGCAATTGTTGTGTTGAGCTGCGAGAGTTTCAACTCCAGATCGAGGGGGTCTTCTCCTGGTGATGATCGGAAAGAGGAGGAGGCGGGCGGTTTCTTGGATTTGAATATGTCGTTTCAAGATCAGGG
- the LOC121764783 gene encoding putative UDP-glucuronate:xylan alpha-glucuronosyltransferase 4 isoform X2, with the protein MASKPSKPLTSSFLLFLIALLVFTTYYLRQLHEDFQIYPKPSLNPAWYDVVSREMGHEWFNIALVNMDEDEAAALETKGRVLKVEMGRLDEGLRWSDLFPEWINESSTKTRCPELPMPEFGRYEELDVVVARVPCRECEGSGWRDVARLHVNLVVANLLVRSGRVGGGGRPVLAVFLGCCGPMWEIFRCDDLVLRLGDSWIYRPELRRIRQLVHLPVGSCQISPAVAQSELRGAEAYATVLHSSEAYLCGAIALAQSILQTNTTKDLILLADDHISPESIEALQSAGWKIKRIRRIRSPQSRKNSYNEWNYSKLRLWQLLDYDKVMFIDADLIVTRSLDHFFTHPQISAAPNNKEIFNSGLMLLEPSLCTFRTLMKRRWLVRSYNGGDQGFLNEMFPWWHRLPKKINHLKFFRSDGDHEHQIADDAYALHYLGMKPWMCYKDYDCNWDKAATRRFASDSANERWWHVYDGMPKKLRRFCALTPEADARIRNNRVKAKHAKFGDGHWRIRVKDPRQIQLS; encoded by the exons ATGGCGTCGAAGCCCTCGAAGCCCCTCACCTCCTCCTTCCTCCTCTTCTTGATAGCCCTCCTAGTCTTCACCACATACTACCTGAGACAGCTTCACGAAGACTTCCAAATCTACCCCAAACCATCACTAAATCCGGCCTGGTACGACGTCGTATCAAGGGAAATGGGGCATGAGTGGTTCAACATCGCGCTGGTGAACATGGATGAGGACGAAGCCGCGGCGCTGGAGACTAAAGGGAGGGTTTTGAAGGTGGAGATGGGCCGGTTGGATGAGGGTTTGCGATGGTCGGATTTGTTCCCGGAGTGGATCAACGAGAGCTCGACGAAGACGAGGTGCCCGGAGCTGCCCATGCCGGAGTTCGGGAGGTACGAGGAGCTAGATGTGGTGGTGGCTAGGGTTCCTTGTAGGGAGTGTGAGGGGAGTGGGTGGAGGGATGTTGCTAGGTTGCATGTGAATTTGGTGGTGGCTAATTTGTTGGTGAGGAGTGGGAGAGTGGGAGGTGGTGGGAGGCCGGTTTTGGCGGTGTTTTTGGGGTGTTGTGGTCCGATGTGGGAGATTTTTCGATGTGATGATCTTGTGTTGCGACTTGGTGATTCTTGGATTTATAGACCCGAGTTGAGGAGGATCAGGCAGTTGGTGCACCTCCCGGTCGGAAGTTGCCAGATCAGCCCGGCGGTAGCACAATCCG AATTAAGAGGTGCAGAAGCATACGCGACAGTGCTACATTCTTCCGAAGCATACTTGTGTGGAGCCATAGCTCTAGCACAGAGCATCCTCCAAACAAACACGACCAAAGACCTCATCCTCCTCGCTGACGACCACATCTCCCCCGAATCAATCGAAGCCCTCCAATCAGCCGGCTGGAAGATCAAGCGAATCCGACGGATACGAAGCCCTCAGTCGAGGAAGAACTCCTACAACGAATGGAACTACAGCAAGCTCCGCCTCTGGCAGCTCCTAGACTACGACAAGGTCATGTTCATCGACGCCGACCTCATCGTCACCAGAAGCCTCGACCACTTCTTCACCCACCCTCAAATCTCCGCCGCCCCCAACAACAAGGAAATCTTCAACTCGGGTCTCATGCTTCTAGAACCTTCCCTCTGCACCTTCAGAACCCTAATGAAGAGAAG GTGGCTGGTCCGCTCCTACAACGGTGGCGATCAGGGCTTCCTCAACGAGATGTTCCCATGGTGGCACCGCCTCCCGAAGAAGATCAACCACCTCAAGTTCTTCCGGTCGGATGGAGACCACGAGCACCAGATAGCGGATGATGCCTACGCGCTGCACTACCTTGGAATGAAGCCGTGGATGTGCTACAAGGACTACGACTGCAACTGGGACAAGGCGGCCACGCGGAGATTCGCCAGCGACTCTGCCAATGAGAGGTGGTGGCACGTGTATGACGGCATGCCGAAGAAGTTGAGGCGGTTCTGCGCCTTGACGCCGGAGGCGGATGCCAGGATTAGAAACAATAGGGTTAAGGCGAAGCATGCTAAGTTTGGTGATGGACACTGGAGGATCAGGGTGAAGGATCCCAGGCAAATTCAGTTGTCATGA